One Phycisphaerae bacterium RAS2 DNA window includes the following coding sequences:
- the frr gene encoding Ribosome-recycling factor: protein MPWDEIELEADDAMDKAVKFLKQEFRGVRTGRASPGLVDHVKVKVASYGGAPMEMKSLATVTTPDATMILIKPFDPTTLKDIERAIQEAQIGINPQSDGKVIRLPVPALSGERRQQIAGQIKKMAEAQKVALRNVRRDAIQKIDAEKKAGDMPEDDAKRGQEEMDKMTKKYEAQIDEAMAAKTKEVMEG, encoded by the coding sequence ATGCCCTGGGACGAAATCGAACTCGAAGCCGACGACGCCATGGACAAGGCGGTCAAGTTTCTCAAACAAGAATTCCGCGGCGTGCGGACGGGCCGGGCCTCGCCCGGGCTGGTCGATCATGTGAAGGTGAAGGTTGCCTCGTATGGCGGCGCGCCGATGGAGATGAAATCGCTCGCAACCGTGACGACGCCCGACGCAACCATGATCCTCATCAAGCCGTTTGACCCGACGACGCTGAAGGACATCGAGCGTGCCATTCAAGAGGCACAAATCGGCATCAACCCGCAGAGCGACGGCAAGGTCATCCGCCTGCCGGTGCCGGCCTTGTCGGGTGAGCGGCGACAGCAGATCGCCGGGCAGATCAAGAAGATGGCCGAGGCGCAGAAAGTGGCCCTGCGAAACGTCCGCCGCGACGCGATCCAGAAGATCGACGCCGAGAAGAAGGCCGGCGACATGCCCGAAGACGACGCCAAGCGTGGCCAGGAAGAAATGGACAAGATGACCAAGAAGTACGAGGCCCAGATCGACGAAGCCATGGCCGCGAAGACAAAGGAAGTGATGGAGGGATGA
- the lcfB_1 gene encoding Long-chain-fatty-acid--CoA ligase produces MIVDRFLSGADKASADARVSDPLRAISHRDLVRLANVMRRQVLRHTDNPHVGIYMPSCVAFAGTFYGILWAGRTVVPLNFLLGPAELAAVVVDSGLDTIFSIKHFAEQLAPLPVKKIFVEDLPLKREMIFERLRIKPSPPRVRPDDTAILLYTSGTSGVPKGVCQTHANLVHNVESSVAKARLEAGHRFLGVLPLFHSFGITAMMLVPTWIGADVHYLPRFTPAGLFDTIRERRSSVTMLIASMYGAMLKSKRGQAADLASVTYAISGGEALPPQVHAEFLERFKIDVLQGYGMTESSPVVSLNVPWDHRTGTVGQAIPGLEVRAFDDNNAALPSGRDGELWVRGPSVMKGYYKKPGETAAAMTPDGWYKTGDMGNLDPEGFITITGRKKEMIIVGGENVYPREIENALEQHAAVAESAVIGKQDASRGEVVVAFVTLREGASATETDLREHCRERLAGYKVPRQVIIAADLPRGPTGKILKRKLKETLSA; encoded by the coding sequence TTGATCGTCGATCGCTTCCTATCCGGGGCTGACAAGGCATCCGCCGACGCGCGCGTGTCCGATCCGCTGCGCGCCATCAGCCACCGCGACCTGGTGCGACTCGCCAATGTCATGCGCCGCCAGGTGCTGCGCCACACCGACAATCCCCACGTCGGCATCTACATGCCCTCGTGCGTCGCTTTCGCCGGCACGTTCTATGGAATCCTCTGGGCCGGCCGCACCGTCGTCCCGCTGAACTTTCTGCTCGGCCCGGCGGAGCTGGCGGCCGTCGTGGTGGATAGCGGGCTGGACACGATCTTTTCGATTAAACATTTTGCCGAGCAGCTCGCTCCGCTGCCGGTGAAAAAGATATTTGTCGAAGACCTGCCGCTGAAGCGAGAGATGATCTTTGAGCGCCTTCGCATCAAGCCCTCGCCGCCGCGCGTCCGCCCCGACGACACAGCGATTCTGCTTTACACGTCGGGCACTTCGGGCGTTCCCAAGGGCGTCTGCCAGACCCACGCCAACCTCGTGCACAACGTTGAGTCCTCCGTCGCCAAGGCGCGGCTCGAAGCGGGGCACCGCTTTCTCGGCGTTTTGCCGCTGTTTCACAGCTTCGGCATCACGGCCATGATGCTCGTCCCGACCTGGATCGGGGCCGATGTCCATTACCTGCCGCGCTTCACGCCTGCCGGCCTCTTCGACACGATCCGCGAGCGACGCAGCAGCGTCACCATGCTCATCGCCAGCATGTACGGCGCGATGCTCAAGTCCAAGCGCGGCCAAGCCGCGGACCTCGCCAGCGTCACCTACGCCATCAGCGGGGGCGAAGCCCTTCCGCCGCAGGTGCATGCGGAGTTTCTCGAGCGCTTCAAGATCGACGTGCTCCAGGGCTACGGCATGACGGAATCCTCGCCCGTCGTCAGCCTCAACGTGCCGTGGGATCATCGCACCGGCACGGTAGGGCAGGCCATCCCCGGGCTGGAGGTCCGCGCGTTTGATGACAACAATGCGGCACTACCCTCCGGGCGCGACGGCGAGCTGTGGGTGCGCGGGCCCAGCGTCATGAAGGGGTATTACAAGAAACCCGGCGAAACCGCCGCCGCCATGACGCCCGACGGCTGGTACAAGACCGGCGACATGGGCAACCTCGACCCCGAAGGGTTCATCACCATCACCGGGCGCAAGAAGGAAATGATCATCGTCGGCGGGGAGAACGTGTATCCGCGCGAGATCGAGAACGCGCTGGAGCAACACGCGGCCGTCGCGGAAAGCGCGGTGATCGGCAAGCAGGATGCCTCGCGCGGCGAAGTCGTTGTTGCATTTGTTACGCTTCGCGAGGGAGCGTCGGCCACCGAGACGGATCTGCGCGAGCACTGCCGCGAGCGCCTGGCGGGCTACAAAGTTCCGCGCCAGGTCATCATCGCGGCCGATCTGCCGCGCGGCCCGACGGGCAAGATTCTCAAGCGGAAGCTGAAGGAAACGCTCTCTGCGTAA
- the yitJ gene encoding Bifunctional homocysteine S-methyltransferase/5,10-methylenetetrahydrofolate reductase — translation MDQSRPTKKWAFDRSRLVVVDGDYRQEYQVRAAPGDAFGTRMELLSDAAGAFLDAGANVLVTPTDQDVSVGRSGAAATDVVVFSHQCAAAFRACIDRHPRGSAATLVGALGPAVELLTLDEIDEAALQSTYRARAEALIRAHVDAVICRAFTELPALLVAIRAVKEVNADVPVIATMCFDCGPNQTDTAMGVSVPQACEALAGLGLVAIGSEGGRSPDTAPAVTTKLAELTDLPLWATVSPGHPLLEDGRIVYSDGPKEFAERCKALAMAGATFVGGSAGTTVEHAAAWASSISSDKRLKKRA, via the coding sequence ATGGACCAGTCCCGGCCGACGAAAAAATGGGCATTTGATCGGTCGCGACTCGTGGTGGTCGACGGCGATTACCGGCAGGAATACCAGGTCCGCGCCGCGCCGGGCGACGCGTTCGGCACGCGGATGGAATTGTTATCCGACGCCGCCGGCGCGTTTCTCGATGCCGGCGCGAACGTGCTCGTCACGCCTACCGATCAGGATGTTTCGGTTGGGCGTTCCGGCGCGGCCGCGACCGATGTGGTCGTGTTTTCCCATCAATGCGCCGCGGCATTTCGGGCCTGCATCGACCGTCACCCGCGGGGAAGCGCGGCGACCCTCGTGGGCGCGCTCGGCCCGGCCGTCGAATTATTGACCCTTGACGAAATCGACGAAGCCGCCCTGCAATCGACTTATCGGGCACGAGCTGAAGCGCTGATTCGGGCGCACGTGGATGCTGTTATCTGTCGAGCCTTCACGGAACTGCCCGCACTCTTGGTGGCGATTCGAGCAGTAAAGGAAGTTAACGCAGACGTACCCGTCATCGCCACGATGTGCTTTGACTGCGGCCCGAATCAGACCGACACGGCGATGGGTGTCAGCGTGCCGCAGGCCTGTGAGGCTTTGGCGGGCCTTGGGCTTGTCGCAATCGGCTCCGAAGGCGGCCGCAGTCCGGACACCGCGCCGGCCGTCACGACGAAGCTCGCCGAATTAACAGACCTTCCGTTATGGGCCACGGTCTCACCCGGACACCCGCTGCTTGAGGATGGCCGCATCGTGTACAGCGACGGGCCGAAGGAATTCGCCGAGCGATGCAAAGCACTCGCCATGGCCGGTGCGACATTCGTGGGGGGCAGCGCCGGCACCACGGTGGAACATGCGGCGGCATGGGCGTCCTCGATCAGTAGCGATAAACGCCTGAAAAAGCGGGCCTGA
- a CDS encoding Matrixin: MRSAIRTGIVLLTFTFAVIMLARMPIAPGESEARPGILDGRYPSTRVSLDWYEKHWNPSQRVGGAVAACFAEGTPLEIIQRVQEQLEFPDEFRYNTTGRWPGSQGDPIVLTWSFAPDGVTIPNGVGEGSGTNELFSKMDSIFALQGGRATWISRFQQSFDRWAALTGTSYVRLTAAGVDWDDGAAWGSAGNGTTRGDVRIGMKFIDGNSNTLAYNNFPSGGGDMVMDRDEDWNSSFSSNLFLRDVIMHEHGHGLGIAHVCPLLGGTNGRLMEPIINTFIDGPRHDDLRAGQRHYGDNDEPNNTSGTATNLGTAIAGLAINRGAVPAPAIPNSGILSIDADGEQDYYRFTTTFAAKIATLTVTPQGFSYDSSTQAGNGDCNSGNIINSLTMQNLNVQIIGSDGTTVLATGASQPAGTAETLSEVQLTGSPGNFFIRVYEGSSSSQSQLYTLTFTVVSSTADVTTPTPNPLTWASDPAPLSATEITMTATTATDVASPPVEYQFDFTTGSGTGGTDSAWQTSTVYIDDGLQPNNFYNYRARARDQAVPNNLTGYTSTINSPTHIETPASISFGTVTGTSIEVFADGTFTNIGFISTGFFFEMTPAAGSGANTWVGTPTTTVTGLTPGVTYTFRAKARNWTSLETPFCDPNGATTPGGTCSLEGDVNNDTVLNASDIAGFVRCKLGTQIPADQCPCSDMGNGDLQLDIDEFVAALLAIP; this comes from the coding sequence ATGCGTTCTGCCATTCGCACGGGAATCGTTCTTCTTACTTTCACATTCGCCGTCATCATGCTGGCGCGGATGCCGATCGCTCCCGGCGAGTCGGAAGCGCGGCCGGGCATCCTCGACGGTCGATACCCCTCGACGCGGGTAAGTCTCGATTGGTACGAGAAACACTGGAATCCGTCGCAGCGGGTGGGCGGCGCGGTGGCGGCGTGTTTCGCCGAGGGAACTCCGCTGGAGATCATCCAGCGCGTGCAGGAGCAGCTCGAGTTTCCAGACGAGTTTCGATATAACACGACGGGTCGGTGGCCGGGTTCGCAGGGCGACCCGATTGTCCTGACGTGGAGCTTCGCACCGGATGGCGTGACGATCCCCAATGGGGTGGGCGAGGGCTCGGGCACAAATGAATTGTTCTCCAAGATGGATTCGATTTTTGCCCTGCAGGGTGGCCGCGCGACGTGGATTTCGCGGTTTCAGCAGAGCTTTGATCGATGGGCCGCGCTCACGGGGACCTCGTATGTGAGGCTGACGGCAGCGGGAGTGGATTGGGATGATGGCGCGGCCTGGGGCAGCGCGGGCAACGGGACAACGCGCGGCGACGTGCGCATCGGCATGAAGTTCATCGACGGCAACAGTAATACACTCGCCTACAACAATTTCCCGTCGGGTGGCGGCGACATGGTCATGGACCGCGACGAGGACTGGAACAGCTCGTTCAGTTCCAACCTGTTCCTGCGCGACGTGATCATGCACGAACACGGCCACGGCCTGGGCATCGCGCACGTCTGCCCGCTGCTGGGCGGCACGAACGGCCGATTGATGGAGCCGATCATTAACACGTTCATCGACGGCCCGAGGCACGACGACCTTCGCGCCGGGCAGCGACATTACGGCGACAACGACGAGCCGAACAACACGTCGGGGACCGCGACAAACCTCGGAACGGCGATCGCCGGCCTTGCGATCAACCGCGGCGCGGTGCCGGCGCCGGCGATTCCCAATTCCGGCATTCTGTCGATCGATGCCGACGGCGAGCAGGACTATTACCGATTCACCACAACGTTCGCCGCCAAGATCGCCACGCTGACGGTGACGCCGCAAGGCTTTTCGTATGACTCCAGCACGCAAGCGGGCAATGGCGATTGCAACAGCGGGAACATCATCAACAGCCTCACCATGCAGAATTTGAACGTTCAGATCATCGGCTCGGACGGCACAACGGTGCTCGCCACGGGCGCCAGCCAGCCGGCAGGCACTGCGGAGACGCTTTCGGAAGTTCAGCTGACCGGGTCACCGGGAAATTTTTTCATCCGAGTCTATGAGGGCAGCTCGTCAAGCCAGTCGCAGCTCTACACGCTTACTTTCACGGTCGTGTCCAGCACGGCCGACGTGACGACGCCGACGCCCAACCCGCTGACCTGGGCCTCTGATCCGGCCCCGTTGAGCGCCACGGAAATCACGATGACCGCCACGACGGCGACCGACGTCGCCAGCCCGCCGGTCGAATACCAGTTCGACTTCACAACCGGCTCGGGCACGGGCGGGACCGACAGCGCCTGGCAGACGTCAACCGTGTACATCGATGACGGCCTGCAACCCAACAATTTCTACAACTACCGCGCGCGGGCGCGCGATCAGGCCGTGCCGAACAACCTGACCGGGTACACATCGACGATCAACAGTCCGACACACATCGAGACCCCGGCTTCGATCAGCTTTGGAACCGTCACGGGAACGTCGATCGAGGTCTTCGCTGATGGGACGTTCACAAACATCGGTTTCATCAGCACGGGCTTTTTCTTCGAGATGACCCCGGCCGCCGGCAGCGGCGCGAATACTTGGGTGGGCACGCCAACGACCACCGTGACGGGATTGACGCCGGGCGTGACTTACACTTTCCGCGCCAAGGCTCGTAATTGGACTTCGCTGGAGACGCCGTTCTGCGACCCCAACGGCGCGACGACGCCGGGCGGTACGTGCTCGCTGGAAGGCGACGTCAATAATGACACTGTGCTGAACGCCTCGGACATCGCCGGCTTCGTGCGATGCAAACTGGGAACCCAGATCCCCGCGGATCAGTGCCCGTGTTCCGACATGGGCAACGGCGACCTGCAACTCGATATCGATGAATTCGTGGCTGCCTTGCTGGCGATACCGTAG
- the prs_2 gene encoding Ribose-phosphate pyrophosphokinase, with product MASGKLKLLLLGGSASQQFTTAIGKQLRLRPGQTFTKHFSEGNTFVRVGENVRGRDVYFVQSLSYPVNDHFVELLFYIDALKRASARTVTAVIPFFGYGKGDKKDEPRVSIRARVVADCLEAAGVDRIVTMDLHAPQIQGFFHVPVDHLYALPVIAAYFRKMVDRKWVVVAPDVGATAMANGYSRALGAKTVIAEKTRADHREKAVVNRIIGHVAGKNALIVDDFTTTGGTLVATAKRLIEEGAKSVYAAVAHGVMTPGAAAVIDNSPIRQLIITDTLEHRFEPLSRKVKVASAAPLFARAIRNIHTQSSVSKLFEY from the coding sequence ATGGCATCAGGCAAACTCAAGCTTCTCCTGCTCGGCGGATCGGCCAGCCAGCAATTCACGACGGCGATCGGCAAGCAGCTGCGGCTTCGCCCGGGGCAGACGTTCACCAAGCATTTTTCCGAGGGCAATACGTTTGTCCGCGTCGGGGAGAATGTGCGCGGCCGGGATGTTTATTTTGTGCAGTCGCTCTCGTACCCAGTCAACGATCATTTCGTGGAACTGCTCTTCTACATCGACGCGTTGAAGCGCGCCAGCGCCCGCACCGTCACGGCGGTCATCCCGTTCTTCGGCTACGGCAAGGGCGACAAGAAGGATGAGCCGCGTGTGTCGATTCGGGCACGCGTCGTGGCCGACTGCCTCGAGGCGGCGGGGGTCGATCGGATCGTGACGATGGATCTGCACGCTCCGCAGATTCAAGGCTTCTTCCACGTGCCCGTGGATCACCTCTACGCCCTGCCGGTGATTGCAGCCTATTTCCGCAAGATGGTCGATCGCAAATGGGTCGTTGTCGCGCCGGATGTCGGCGCGACCGCCATGGCCAATGGTTATTCCCGCGCGTTGGGCGCCAAGACGGTCATTGCCGAGAAGACCCGTGCCGACCACCGCGAGAAGGCTGTCGTGAACCGCATCATTGGTCACGTCGCCGGGAAGAACGCGCTCATTGTGGACGACTTCACCACCACCGGCGGCACGCTCGTGGCCACGGCCAAGCGCCTGATCGAAGAGGGCGCGAAATCCGTCTATGCCGCCGTTGCCCACGGCGTGATGACTCCCGGAGCGGCGGCGGTAATCGACAACAGCCCGATTCGACAATTGATCATCACCGACACGCTGGAGCACCGCTTCGAGCCGCTTTCACGCAAGGTAAAGGTCGCCTCGGCCGCGCCGCTCTTTGCGCGTGCGATAAGGAACATCCACACCCAATCCAGCGTCTCAAAACTGTTTGAATACTGA
- the ccpA_1 gene encoding Catabolite control protein A: MAERKIKNVTLRDVARRVGVSAMTVSRALSGKEHLVGAETALRCREAAEQMGYVPNLMARSLRGEQLNTIVMLAEFISSHHYLAKLVDEVSQAIESRKYGVISCQSFSSYRQALRNFKLAGAVVIAPPEEFYRMPAGERSSVTAGTPTVLIHSAVEQTRFHEVSPDIAGFSYIAASHLISLGHRHLGYLGGPHPDEEPSWFELRRRGIERAFKEHGISASNIRQEACANANMCAASLQKLLTSAPQTTGIICINDEIAMASVVAAAGIGRDVPGDLSIVGCNDIQLAQFFRPALTTIGIDIRAMVATALDLLFEEIRRDPNADEREPIRIRLPASLITRDSTARIASQ; this comes from the coding sequence GTGGCGGAGCGGAAGATCAAGAACGTGACCCTTCGAGACGTGGCTCGGCGGGTCGGTGTCTCGGCGATGACGGTTTCGCGCGCTCTGTCCGGCAAGGAGCATCTGGTCGGCGCCGAGACGGCGCTGCGCTGTCGCGAAGCGGCCGAGCAAATGGGCTACGTGCCGAACCTGATGGCGCGGAGCCTTCGCGGCGAACAGCTCAACACGATCGTGATGCTCGCCGAGTTCATCTCGAGCCACCACTACCTCGCGAAACTCGTCGACGAGGTCTCGCAGGCGATCGAGTCGCGGAAATACGGCGTGATCAGTTGCCAGTCGTTCAGCAGCTATCGGCAGGCGCTGCGGAACTTCAAGCTGGCCGGCGCCGTGGTCATCGCTCCACCCGAAGAATTCTACCGAATGCCCGCGGGGGAAAGGTCGTCCGTCACGGCGGGCACGCCGACAGTGCTCATTCACAGCGCCGTGGAGCAGACCCGCTTCCATGAGGTCAGCCCGGATATCGCGGGTTTCTCATACATCGCGGCGTCGCATCTGATCAGCCTCGGCCACCGGCATCTTGGTTACCTGGGCGGACCGCACCCTGATGAGGAGCCGAGCTGGTTCGAACTGCGGCGACGAGGAATCGAGCGGGCGTTCAAGGAACACGGGATTTCAGCTTCCAATATCCGGCAGGAGGCGTGCGCCAACGCCAACATGTGCGCCGCCTCGCTTCAGAAGCTGCTCACCAGCGCGCCGCAGACGACGGGGATCATCTGCATCAACGACGAAATCGCGATGGCATCGGTCGTGGCGGCTGCCGGCATCGGGCGGGACGTGCCCGGTGACCTGTCCATCGTGGGTTGCAACGACATTCAATTGGCCCAGTTTTTCCGGCCCGCGCTGACGACAATCGGCATCGACATCCGGGCGATGGTGGCGACGGCATTGGACCTCTTGTTCGAAGAAATCCGCCGCGATCCCAATGCCGACGAGCGCGAGCCGATACGCATACGGCTGCCGGCATCGCTGATCACGCGCGACTCCACGGCGCGGATCGCTTCCCAGTAG
- a CDS encoding PilZ domain protein, whose translation MELRLPVECRREGQEGEFIVRTITQDICTNGLYLELDEPGLRKGDLLSIELAIPPSEGVSSDEGRGTCEAEVVRTNRVRRIGESFDRHGVALRFLGPLRISY comes from the coding sequence ATGGAGCTGCGTCTCCCGGTCGAGTGTCGCCGCGAAGGTCAGGAGGGCGAATTCATCGTTCGCACGATCACGCAGGACATCTGCACCAACGGGCTTTACCTGGAGTTGGACGAACCCGGCCTACGCAAGGGCGACCTGCTCTCCATCGAATTGGCCATCCCGCCATCGGAGGGCGTCTCTTCAGATGAAGGCCGCGGCACATGCGAGGCTGAAGTGGTGCGCACGAACCGCGTTCGCCGAATCGGCGAATCGTTCGATCGACACGGCGTCGCGTTGCGTTTCCTCGGACCGCTGCGCATTTCCTATTAA
- the upp gene encoding Uracil phosphoribosyltransferase, whose amino-acid sequence MPNTIEQPFPNVFVIRHPVVQEQLTVARDANTGVEKFRRLTGQIARLMAFELTRDYPTEAVDVQTPLATCRGCRLARGLTLVPILRAGLGMVEGILELLPSARVGHLGIYRDHDTLQPITYYNKLPPTIAQTDVIVIDPMLATAGSLIAAIDVVKKTGVERIKVLCLVAAPEGIRALMAKHPNVQVYTAAIDERLNEKGYIVPGLGDAGDRLFGTA is encoded by the coding sequence ATGCCCAATACGATCGAACAACCCTTCCCCAACGTCTTCGTCATCCGGCACCCGGTCGTGCAGGAGCAGCTCACCGTCGCGCGCGACGCGAACACAGGCGTCGAGAAGTTTCGCCGGCTCACCGGGCAGATCGCGCGGCTGATGGCCTTCGAACTCACGCGCGATTACCCCACCGAGGCGGTCGATGTGCAGACGCCGCTGGCCACCTGTCGCGGGTGCAGACTTGCACGCGGCCTGACGCTCGTGCCGATTCTTCGGGCCGGGCTGGGCATGGTCGAAGGAATCCTGGAACTGCTGCCGTCGGCTCGCGTCGGGCACCTCGGCATTTACCGCGACCACGACACGCTCCAGCCGATCACGTATTACAACAAGCTGCCGCCGACGATCGCGCAGACCGATGTCATCGTGATCGATCCGATGCTGGCGACGGCCGGCTCGCTGATCGCCGCGATTGACGTGGTGAAGAAGACCGGCGTGGAGCGGATCAAGGTGCTTTGCCTCGTGGCCGCGCCCGAGGGCATTCGCGCGCTGATGGCGAAACATCCAAACGTGCAGGTCTACACCGCCGCCATCGACGAGCGATTGAACGAGAAGGGCTACATCGTGCCCGGTCTGGGCGACGCCGGCGACCGCCTCTTCGGCACGGCGTAG
- a CDS encoding Outer membrane protein (OmpH-like), protein MKRATLILIALAPAVLCAVGIAQGQGQPAGNATPAAPTASPTRAGVIDLIRIFNECQQILDLNDQIKKKTDDYGKEAAERRKRIEDKQTALNAFKPGTPDYEARRTELVRANIDANVWLKVAEQEIEQDRYTWTIKVYEKACEMAAVVAKERGMDLVLQRTAFRPDEIQEQSVQAIRRIIQDRVVVYNSDDLDITEAVIAKMNADYRNDPARPKIGSASGPTFGGGSGSSDGNEPPKR, encoded by the coding sequence GTGAAACGTGCAACGTTGATTCTGATTGCTTTGGCGCCGGCCGTGCTCTGCGCGGTCGGCATCGCGCAGGGACAGGGGCAGCCGGCGGGCAACGCGACCCCCGCCGCGCCGACGGCCTCGCCGACGCGCGCCGGCGTGATCGACCTGATCCGCATCTTCAATGAATGCCAGCAAATTCTGGACCTGAACGATCAGATCAAGAAAAAGACGGACGACTACGGCAAGGAGGCCGCCGAGCGCCGCAAGCGAATCGAGGACAAGCAGACGGCGTTGAACGCCTTCAAGCCCGGCACGCCCGACTACGAGGCACGCCGAACCGAGCTGGTCCGCGCGAACATCGACGCGAACGTCTGGCTCAAGGTCGCCGAGCAGGAAATCGAACAGGATCGCTATACCTGGACGATCAAAGTCTATGAGAAGGCCTGCGAAATGGCGGCGGTTGTCGCCAAGGAACGCGGCATGGACCTCGTCCTGCAACGGACGGCGTTTCGGCCCGACGAAATCCAGGAGCAGAGCGTGCAGGCAATCCGCCGGATCATCCAGGACCGCGTCGTCGTGTACAATTCCGACGATCTGGACATCACCGAGGCCGTCATCGCCAAGATGAACGCCGACTATCGCAACGACCCGGCCCGGCCGAAGATCGGCAGCGCCTCCGGCCCGACGTTTGGCGGCGGCTCCGGATCGAGCGATGGCAACGAACCTCCCAAACGCTGA
- the uvrC gene encoding UvrABC system protein C: MASKPVKDDAAQALRARIARFPKSPGVYLMKDSRGRVLYVGKAKDLRSRVMSYFQDSADLLSTRGPEIASMIAKVVDVDFLETDTEVDALLQENRLIKDIQPQYNERLRDDKSFPYIEITTSDDFPGVYVTRQPRIKGSKLYGPFTNAGDLRDAVNALQKVFRFRNCELDIREDDEKRRFFRPCLLYSIHQCTAPCADRISREDYRRDIDRLKRFMASKRSVVLREMEQEMQAAAQALNFEEAARVRDRISAIRKLALSGDVAEDVQPEVFYVDPRAGLERLAKVLELEETPRIIEGIDIANLQGTESVGSLVCFIDGVPFKSGYRRFGIKTVEGQDDYAMIREVVRRRYRLAGEGEEMFPEVIMIDGGLGQLHAAMEACGEMFVKPPMLVALAKREEEIYIQARGRPIKLPRNDPALRLLQQVRDEAHRFAQHYHHILRSKRQFDEDIKTGKRPSRRKSAAQRSSKPRRKPGA; encoded by the coding sequence ATGGCCTCCAAGCCCGTGAAGGATGACGCCGCGCAAGCACTCCGCGCCCGGATCGCGCGCTTCCCCAAGTCGCCCGGCGTCTATCTTATGAAAGACTCACGCGGCCGCGTGCTGTACGTCGGCAAGGCCAAGGACCTCCGCTCGCGCGTCATGTCGTACTTTCAGGATTCCGCCGATTTGCTTAGCACACGCGGGCCGGAGATCGCCTCGATGATCGCCAAGGTCGTCGACGTCGACTTCCTCGAAACCGACACCGAGGTGGACGCGCTGCTGCAGGAAAACCGGCTCATCAAGGACATCCAGCCGCAATACAACGAACGGCTGCGCGACGACAAGAGCTTCCCGTACATTGAAATCACCACGAGTGACGATTTTCCCGGTGTTTATGTCACGCGTCAGCCGCGCATCAAAGGCAGCAAGCTCTACGGGCCGTTCACGAATGCCGGCGACCTGCGCGACGCGGTCAACGCGCTCCAAAAGGTCTTTCGCTTTCGCAACTGCGAACTGGACATTCGCGAGGACGATGAGAAGCGGCGATTCTTCCGCCCTTGCCTGCTTTACTCGATTCACCAATGCACGGCGCCCTGCGCCGATCGAATCAGCCGTGAGGACTACCGCCGCGACATCGATCGGTTGAAGCGATTCATGGCCTCCAAGCGCAGCGTGGTGCTGCGCGAGATGGAGCAGGAGATGCAGGCTGCGGCGCAAGCCTTGAACTTCGAAGAAGCCGCGCGAGTCCGCGACCGCATCAGCGCGATCAGGAAGCTCGCGCTGTCCGGCGACGTGGCCGAGGACGTGCAACCGGAAGTGTTTTACGTTGATCCGCGCGCCGGGCTGGAGAGGCTGGCGAAGGTGCTGGAGCTGGAGGAGACGCCCCGCATCATTGAAGGCATCGACATCGCCAACCTGCAGGGGACCGAGTCCGTCGGGTCGCTCGTGTGCTTCATCGACGGCGTGCCGTTCAAGAGCGGCTATCGGCGGTTCGGCATCAAGACGGTCGAAGGGCAGGACGACTACGCCATGATCCGGGAAGTCGTTCGACGGCGATATCGGCTTGCCGGCGAAGGCGAGGAGATGTTCCCCGAAGTCATCATGATCGATGGAGGGTTGGGCCAGTTGCACGCGGCGATGGAAGCCTGCGGCGAGATGTTCGTGAAGCCGCCGATGCTGGTGGCGCTGGCCAAGCGCGAAGAAGAGATATACATCCAGGCGCGCGGTCGACCGATCAAGTTGCCGCGGAACGACCCGGCGCTCCGATTGCTGCAACAGGTGCGCGACGAAGCGCACCGCTTCGCGCAGCACTATCATCACATTCTGCGCAGCAAGCGTCAGTTTGATGAAGACATCAAGACTGGAAAACGCCCATCGCGGCGAAAGTCCGCCGCGCAGCGATCATCCAAGCCCCGGCGCAAACCGGGCGCGTGA